One window of the Bartonella bacilliformis KC583 genome contains the following:
- a CDS encoding outer membrane protein assembly factor BamD: MTKSSVYVGNIVHRKSNIVRKILIGVCGGGIFLLAGCWFKDKNALDPAVHVLKIDSPDVVYAQALSHFHSGKLDEALKKFSIIEEQHAYTEWGRKSLIMSASTNYRLAKYDDAISAAQRYITLYPTAGDAAYAYYLVGLSSFQQISHVTRDQQDTKRAIAAMQLLIERYPESDYVNDAKAKILFGREQLAGQEMQIGRYYERGQQYLAASRRFRTVIEEYSDTKQIEEALFRLTEVSFALGLIEEAQTAAVMLERYYPESSWYKFASDLLKKNNMVPREHKSSWISRALSGDKNKAY; the protein is encoded by the coding sequence ATGACGAAATCTAGTGTATATGTTGGAAATATAGTCCATAGGAAATCTAACATTGTGCGTAAGATCTTAATTGGAGTTTGTGGGGGAGGAATTTTCTTATTGGCAGGCTGTTGGTTCAAAGATAAAAATGCTCTTGATCCAGCTGTACATGTTTTAAAAATCGATTCGCCGGATGTAGTGTATGCTCAAGCTCTTTCTCATTTTCATTCAGGGAAATTGGATGAGGCATTGAAGAAATTTTCTATTATTGAAGAACAACATGCTTATACTGAGTGGGGTCGTAAATCTTTGATAATGAGTGCTTCTACAAATTACCGGCTTGCTAAATATGATGATGCAATTAGTGCGGCACAACGTTATATTACTCTTTATCCGACTGCAGGTGATGCTGCTTACGCTTATTATCTGGTTGGTCTTTCTTCTTTCCAGCAGATCTCTCATGTTACGCGCGATCAACAAGATACCAAGCGTGCTATTGCTGCTATGCAACTTCTCATAGAACGTTATCCAGAATCTGATTACGTCAATGATGCTAAAGCTAAAATACTTTTTGGTCGAGAGCAGTTAGCTGGCCAAGAAATGCAAATTGGTCGTTATTATGAAAGAGGTCAGCAATATTTAGCAGCCAGTAGGAGGTTCCGTACGGTCATTGAAGAATATTCAGATACAAAGCAAATTGAGGAAGCACTTTTCCGGTTAACAGAAGTGAGTTTTGCTCTTGGTTTAATTGAGGAAGCGCAAACAGCTGCGGTTATGTTAGAGCGTTATTATCCCGAAAGTAGCTGGTATAAATTTGCTAGTGATTTGTTAAAAAAGAATAATATGGTGCCACGAGAGCATAAATCTTCTTGGATCTCACGTGCTTTGAGTGGTGATAAAAATAAGGCGTATTGA